Proteins encoded by one window of Chryseobacterium foetidum:
- a CDS encoding membrane dipeptidase: MKYFDFHCHPILKQLFSDEPNIDSFISKNDLGAIPDWCSELRNVVQTQTNHSQLAEFKDEVVVGATLYSVEKYVAEVVNPLRKNLKKEAQFKLSQTLLKSIADNTYKPFSGFLMERTLGEYLRASSSYNILTKNSFNNPLPKNKVNIFFTIEGCHSLVDENNYCDATHTYKPAEILSNLDKVLEKVNILSINLTHLQQSSLCNHAFGMQVANIEPFVPKGNGLENDGKEVVQGIFDRKICVDVKHMSYKSRKDLMNKIDAGEFNGVQPVVCTHAGFTGITFKDWTKFIDFKTEKHGTWSLDIAKPINAKSNPMRPGFPGFNASSINLFDEEIAWIVKNKGVIGISLDKRILGFSNDNSGSNPDDAALDKEYFSKAEWDSLGLKKPVNRLEVSDDYYLTVKEAEDSPGDEYFQYSHFFNHLKHYFQVCVNNGISIETAQKHITIGTDYDGLISPFGVTPTVKDIFKLRNYTSLHFRNFLEDLSDAKIWSDQINMDVFMENLFYRNGYNFIKSRF, from the coding sequence ATGAAATACTTCGACTTCCACTGTCATCCGATTTTGAAGCAATTATTTAGCGACGAACCAAATATTGATTCATTTATTTCTAAAAACGATTTGGGAGCAATCCCAGACTGGTGCTCAGAGCTCAGAAATGTGGTTCAGACACAGACCAATCATTCTCAGCTTGCGGAGTTTAAAGATGAAGTGGTTGTAGGTGCAACTCTCTACAGTGTTGAAAAATATGTTGCCGAAGTGGTGAATCCTTTGCGCAAAAATCTTAAAAAAGAAGCACAGTTTAAACTTTCACAGACTCTGCTCAAAAGCATTGCTGACAATACCTACAAACCTTTTTCCGGTTTTTTAATGGAGAGAACTTTGGGAGAATATCTGCGGGCCTCGTCGTCATACAATATTCTTACAAAAAACAGCTTTAATAATCCACTTCCTAAAAATAAAGTAAATATCTTCTTTACCATTGAAGGTTGTCATTCTTTAGTTGACGAAAATAATTATTGTGACGCAACACATACTTATAAGCCAGCCGAAATTCTGTCAAATTTAGATAAAGTGCTCGAAAAAGTGAATATTCTTTCCATCAACTTGACGCATCTTCAACAGTCAAGTCTATGCAACCATGCTTTCGGGATGCAGGTTGCGAACATTGAGCCTTTTGTACCCAAGGGTAACGGACTTGAAAACGATGGCAAAGAAGTTGTTCAGGGAATTTTTGACAGAAAAATCTGCGTGGATGTAAAACACATGAGCTATAAATCCAGAAAAGATTTAATGAATAAAATTGATGCCGGAGAATTTAACGGTGTTCAGCCTGTGGTTTGTACGCATGCCGGATTTACAGGAATTACATTTAAAGACTGGACAAAATTCATTGATTTTAAAACTGAAAAACACGGAACATGGAGTCTTGATATTGCTAAACCGATTAATGCTAAGAGTAATCCGATGCGACCAGGATTCCCTGGGTTTAATGCTTCATCAATTAACCTTTTTGACGAGGAAATCGCCTGGATTGTTAAAAACAAAGGCGTAATTGGAATTTCACTTGATAAAAGAATTCTTGGATTTTCTAATGATAACTCAGGAAGTAATCCAGATGATGCTGCGCTCGATAAGGAATATTTTTCAAAAGCTGAATGGGATTCGTTGGGACTTAAAAAGCCTGTGAACAGACTGGAGGTTTCAGATGATTATTACCTTACTGTAAAGGAAGCAGAAGACAGCCCGGGCGACGAATATTTCCAATACAGTCATTTTTTCAATCATCTGAAGCATTATTTTCAGGTCTGTGTAAACAACGGTATTTCTATCGAAACTGCTCAAAAGCATATTACCATCGGTACAGATTATGACGGCTTGATCAGTCCATTCGGAGTTACGCCTACTGTTAAAGATATATTTAAACTTAGAAATTATACGAGTCTACATTTCAGAAATTTTCTGGAAGATCTTAGTGATGCCAAAATATGGTCAGACCAGATCAATATGGATGTCTTTATGGAAAACCTTTTTTACCGTAATGGATATAATTTTATCAAATCAAGATTTTAA
- the ade gene encoding adenine deaminase yields MNFTVKANLTDIISREIFPAEVSVVNRKIASIQRIDEQLDSYILPGFIDAHVHIESSMLVPSEFARIAVKHGTVGTISDPHEIANVLGISGVDYMIENARKVPFHFYFGAPSCVPATNFETAGAVIDADDINQLLNRKEIVYLAEMMNFPGVIYKDEEVLKKIDFAKKHNKPIDGHAPGLMGEGMKMYFDAGITTDHECFGHTEALEKLKHGVKIMIREGSAAKNFDSLIPLLKDYPDQIMFCCDDKHPDNLIESHINDHVKRALAAGYDLLDVLRAASYNVVKHYNLPIGLLQVGDNADFIEIDNPEDFNILKTYINGELVAENGRSFLQSVEAPIVNNFNCSLKQPSDFKIKNESDTIRVIEALDGQLITHEIHAQSLVKNGFAESNIDEDILKIAVVNRYNDAPVATAFIKNIGLKSGAIASCVAHDCHNIVVVGTNDSDICKAVNAIIKAKGGISLATETEELILELPIAGIMTDLPAEEVAELYIKLNQRAKELGSQLRAPYMSLSFMALLVIPELKLSDKGLFNGKSFEFTDVFVS; encoded by the coding sequence ATGAATTTTACAGTAAAGGCAAATTTAACAGACATCATATCCAGGGAAATTTTTCCTGCTGAAGTATCTGTGGTAAACCGAAAAATTGCTTCAATACAAAGGATTGACGAGCAGTTAGACTCGTACATCCTTCCAGGCTTCATCGATGCGCACGTTCACATTGAAAGCAGCATGCTCGTCCCTTCAGAATTTGCCAGAATTGCCGTAAAACACGGAACTGTGGGAACCATTTCCGATCCGCATGAAATTGCCAATGTTTTAGGAATTTCAGGTGTTGATTATATGATTGAAAATGCCCGGAAAGTTCCGTTTCATTTTTATTTTGGGGCTCCTTCCTGTGTTCCGGCTACAAATTTTGAAACGGCAGGTGCTGTGATTGATGCTGATGATATCAACCAATTATTGAACAGAAAAGAAATCGTCTACCTGGCTGAAATGATGAATTTCCCTGGTGTTATTTATAAAGATGAAGAAGTTTTAAAGAAAATAGATTTTGCTAAAAAGCATAACAAACCCATTGACGGTCACGCTCCGGGATTGATGGGCGAAGGCATGAAAATGTATTTCGATGCCGGAATTACCACTGATCATGAATGTTTCGGTCACACCGAAGCTTTGGAAAAACTGAAACATGGTGTAAAAATTATGATCAGGGAAGGAAGTGCGGCAAAGAATTTCGACAGTTTAATTCCACTTTTGAAAGATTATCCTGACCAGATCATGTTTTGTTGTGATGATAAACATCCCGATAATTTAATTGAATCTCACATCAATGATCATGTAAAACGTGCTTTAGCAGCTGGTTATGACTTATTAGACGTGCTTCGTGCAGCTTCTTACAATGTCGTTAAACACTACAATTTACCAATTGGTTTATTACAAGTTGGTGACAACGCAGATTTTATTGAAATTGATAATCCAGAAGATTTTAATATTTTAAAAACCTACATCAATGGAGAATTGGTTGCAGAAAACGGACGATCTTTCCTTCAGTCTGTTGAAGCTCCGATTGTGAATAATTTCAACTGCAGTTTAAAGCAACCTTCTGATTTTAAAATTAAAAATGAGAGCGATACCATTCGGGTGATAGAAGCACTTGACGGACAGTTGATCACGCATGAAATTCACGCACAATCACTTGTGAAAAATGGTTTTGCGGAATCCAATATTGACGAAGATATTCTGAAAATTGCTGTAGTCAACCGATACAATGATGCGCCTGTTGCGACTGCCTTTATTAAAAACATTGGTCTAAAAAGCGGAGCTATTGCATCCTGTGTTGCCCACGACTGCCACAATATTGTTGTTGTCGGGACAAATGATAGTGATATTTGTAAAGCTGTGAACGCCATCATCAAAGCAAAAGGGGGAATTTCTTTAGCTACAGAAACCGAAGAATTGATCTTAGAATTACCCATTGCAGGGATAATGACCGACCTTCCGGCTGAAGAGGTGGCTGAACTGTACATAAAACTGAATCAAAGAGCCAAAGAATTGGGCAGCCAATTGAGAGCGCCTTATATGAGTTTATCTTTCATGGCACTTTTAGTCATTCCTGAATTAAAACTGAGTGATAAAGGTTTGTTTAACGGGAAAAGTTTTGAGTTTACAGATGTTTTTGTAAGTTAA
- a CDS encoding helix-hairpin-helix domain-containing protein yields MVRKNYYKKIAILAMLLAVLSMYSKYAKSTDEKFPELRFTTETPKSRPLSEFDPNELSADQWQKLGFSEKQTATILKYKEIVGGRFISKEQLKKCYSISEEKFSEIESYILLPETNREGELTNFENRDFKKKELNIAGKFNPDHYSQSNWESMGFSERQAEAILKYKKFLGGSFVSKEKFRECFIISDENYLKLEPYLILPAKTPENFAKNRFKKDTIREKINYKPFDPNTLDKEGWQNLGFSEKQANVIVNYRDRNLKGSFKSLDDIKNCFVINEDKFNEMKPYIKLAQVKNASKSENFKETDFAKTDLNSITFKQLLEYGFDEKAAGSLVGFRKKLGGFVTKEQILDTYNIDKELTQKLVSSAPLDVSKVQKYSLTEAPEEWLKNHPYFKYSADKIIFYRMSNPDDRKIWKFIKVKPEYEARMRLYVK; encoded by the coding sequence ATGGTGCGAAAAAATTATTACAAAAAGATTGCAATTCTTGCAATGCTGTTGGCGGTTCTGTCGATGTACAGCAAATACGCCAAAAGTACAGATGAGAAATTCCCCGAACTTAGATTTACGACTGAAACTCCTAAGTCAAGACCTCTTTCTGAGTTTGATCCAAACGAACTTTCGGCCGATCAGTGGCAAAAACTGGGATTTTCTGAGAAACAGACCGCTACAATTTTAAAGTATAAAGAAATTGTTGGCGGAAGATTCATTTCCAAGGAGCAACTTAAAAAATGCTATTCTATTTCTGAGGAAAAATTCAGTGAAATTGAATCATACATTTTGTTGCCGGAAACCAATAGAGAGGGAGAACTCACCAACTTTGAAAACAGAGATTTTAAAAAGAAAGAACTTAACATTGCTGGAAAATTCAATCCTGATCATTATTCTCAATCGAACTGGGAGAGTATGGGTTTTTCTGAAAGGCAGGCCGAGGCAATTTTGAAATATAAAAAGTTTTTAGGCGGAAGTTTTGTAAGTAAAGAAAAATTCAGAGAGTGTTTTATTATCAGTGATGAAAATTATCTGAAACTTGAGCCTTATCTCATTCTTCCGGCAAAAACCCCCGAAAATTTTGCTAAAAACAGATTTAAGAAAGATACCATTAGAGAAAAAATTAACTACAAACCTTTCGATCCAAATACTCTGGATAAAGAAGGCTGGCAAAATTTAGGTTTTTCTGAAAAACAGGCAAATGTAATTGTCAATTACCGTGACAGAAATCTCAAAGGCAGTTTCAAAAGTTTGGATGATATTAAAAACTGTTTCGTCATTAATGAAGATAAATTCAATGAGATGAAACCTTACATCAAGCTTGCTCAGGTAAAAAATGCTTCAAAATCTGAAAATTTTAAAGAGACCGATTTCGCCAAAACAGATTTAAATTCAATTACATTTAAACAACTTTTAGAGTATGGCTTTGATGAAAAAGCGGCCGGTTCACTCGTTGGTTTTCGGAAAAAACTGGGAGGATTTGTTACCAAAGAACAGATCCTGGATACTTATAATATTGATAAGGAACTTACTCAAAAGCTAGTCAGTTCGGCTCCTCTCGATGTTTCCAAGGTGCAGAAATATTCACTTACAGAAGCTCCGGAAGAATGGCTGAAAAATCATCCCTATTTCAAATATTCTGCAGATAAGATTATTTTTTACCGAATGAGTAATCCCGATGACAGAAAAATATGGAAATTTATCAAAGTAAAACCTGAATATGAAGCGAGGATGAGGCTTTATGTGAAATAA
- a CDS encoding MerR family transcriptional regulator: protein MKINLPDKLYYSIGEVAKAFDVNTSLIRYWEQEFPIIKPKKNKKGNRYFTPEDIKNLQIIYHLVKEKGYTLDGAKIALTTNSKISETVTLIDRLEFVKAELLKLKDSLTERDSE from the coding sequence ATGAAGATCAATTTACCAGACAAACTCTACTATTCTATTGGCGAAGTCGCCAAGGCATTTGACGTAAATACTTCATTGATAAGATATTGGGAGCAGGAATTCCCAATCATTAAACCTAAAAAAAATAAAAAAGGCAACCGCTATTTCACTCCGGAAGACATCAAAAATCTGCAGATCATCTATCATTTGGTAAAAGAAAAGGGTTATACACTGGACGGTGCAAAAATCGCACTAACCACCAATTCTAAAATTTCTGAGACCGTCACTTTGATTGACCGTTTAGAGTTTGTGAAAGCTGAGTTATTAAAACTCAAAGATTCGCTTACAGAAAGGGATTCCGAATAA
- a CDS encoding SMP-30/gluconolactonase/LRE family protein: MKNIMIGGLVGLFLVFQGCQSTNYNAMFENTEPKLVSDQFKFTEGPATDKAGNVYFTDQPNDKIYVWNWKTDKIELFLDKTGRANGTYFDENDNLITCSDNEGEIWKIKKDKSVTVLSKGFEGKRLNGPNDLWLDGNGGIYFTDPLYPRDYWENFKVEIPEKNLYYRNKEGKISKLETFTQPNGIIGSISQKKLYVSDIDAGKTYVYDILGNGKLSEKKLFCEMGSDGMTLDKEGNLYLTGDGVTVFNNKGEKVHHIKIPEDWTGNVTFGGEKNNILFITASKSVYTLPTKTSAMK; this comes from the coding sequence ATGAAAAATATAATGATTGGAGGGCTGGTTGGTTTGTTTTTGGTATTTCAAGGTTGCCAATCAACAAATTACAATGCTATGTTTGAAAACACCGAACCGAAATTAGTTTCAGATCAGTTTAAATTTACCGAAGGTCCCGCAACCGATAAAGCAGGAAATGTCTATTTCACAGACCAGCCTAACGATAAAATTTATGTCTGGAACTGGAAAACAGATAAAATCGAGCTCTTTTTAGACAAGACAGGTCGTGCCAACGGAACTTATTTCGATGAAAACGACAATTTAATTACCTGTTCAGACAACGAAGGCGAAATCTGGAAAATCAAAAAAGATAAATCGGTTACAGTTTTATCTAAAGGTTTTGAAGGGAAAAGATTAAATGGTCCCAACGATCTCTGGCTCGATGGAAATGGCGGAATTTACTTTACAGATCCGTTGTATCCAAGAGATTACTGGGAGAACTTTAAAGTAGAAATTCCTGAGAAAAATTTATACTACAGAAATAAGGAAGGAAAAATTTCCAAGCTTGAGACTTTCACTCAACCCAATGGAATTATAGGAAGCATAAGTCAGAAGAAACTTTATGTTTCAGATATTGATGCCGGAAAAACGTATGTTTATGATATTTTAGGAAATGGAAAACTTTCTGAAAAGAAATTATTCTGTGAAATGGGTTCAGACGGAATGACTCTGGACAAAGAAGGAAATCTATACCTGACGGGCGATGGTGTAACTGTTTTCAACAACAAAGGAGAAAAAGTTCATCACATCAAAATCCCTGAAGACTGGACTGGGAACGTAACTTTCGGTGGGGAAAAAAATAATATCCTGTTTATTACCGCTTCAAAATCGGTGTACACTTTACCGACAAAAACGTCTGCTATGAAATAG
- a CDS encoding DEAD/DEAH box helicase: protein MELESIYKKLQIQDMNQMQKSTYKTTENNTDVVLLSPTGSGKTLAFLFPVLRNLKKEATGIQAVILVPARELALQIEQVFKSMGTDFKVTVCYGGHDKKIEMNNLKEAPAVLIGTPGRVAYHLKNKNIEVKTIRNLVLDEFDKALELGFHEDMEYIIENMYNLYQRILTSATPMDEIPKFTGLKDEKIVDFLKLGENKPDIQLRKVMTISEEKLDTLFHLICKIGNKRTLIFCNHRETVDRIADLLLDKGIARETFHGGMEQDERERALLKFRNDTARVLITTDLAARGLDVPEVESIVHYQLPTTEDAFIHRNGRTARMNAKGFAYLVMTEEEKFPFIRKDTPEESVKEFSKVPANPPFQTIYISAGKKDKVNKVDIVGYLLKKGELQKEDLGLIEVKDTTSYVAVSRTKVRELLKKLSTEKLKGKKVKMEVAY from the coding sequence ATGGAATTAGAATCTATTTACAAAAAACTGCAGATTCAGGATATGAATCAGATGCAGAAATCTACATACAAAACTACGGAAAACAATACCGATGTTGTTTTACTTTCGCCTACGGGTTCGGGAAAAACGCTGGCTTTTTTGTTTCCGGTTCTTAGGAATTTAAAGAAGGAAGCAACGGGAATTCAGGCTGTAATTTTGGTTCCGGCAAGAGAACTGGCTTTGCAGATTGAGCAGGTTTTCAAATCGATGGGTACCGATTTTAAGGTGACAGTTTGCTACGGAGGTCACGATAAAAAGATTGAAATGAACAATCTTAAAGAAGCTCCTGCTGTATTAATAGGAACTCCCGGAAGAGTTGCTTATCATCTTAAAAATAAAAATATTGAAGTAAAAACCATTAGAAATCTGGTTTTAGACGAATTCGACAAGGCTTTGGAATTAGGCTTTCATGAAGATATGGAATACATTATCGAAAACATGTACAATCTTTACCAAAGAATCCTGACTTCAGCAACTCCGATGGATGAAATTCCGAAGTTTACCGGTTTAAAAGATGAAAAAATCGTTGATTTCTTAAAATTAGGAGAAAATAAACCTGATATTCAGCTGAGAAAAGTGATGACGATTTCCGAGGAGAAACTCGACACTTTATTTCATTTGATCTGTAAAATCGGAAATAAAAGAACGCTGATTTTCTGTAACCACAGAGAAACCGTTGACCGTATTGCCGATCTGCTTTTGGATAAAGGAATCGCCAGAGAAACCTTCCACGGGGGAATGGAACAGGACGAAAGAGAACGCGCCTTGCTGAAATTCAGAAATGATACGGCAAGAGTTTTAATCACAACCGATTTGGCGGCGCGTGGTTTAGATGTTCCTGAAGTCGAATCGATTGTTCATTATCAGTTGCCGACTACGGAAGATGCTTTCATCCACAGAAACGGCCGTACAGCGAGAATGAACGCCAAAGGTTTTGCTTATCTTGTAATGACTGAGGAAGAAAAATTTCCTTTCATCAGAAAAGATACTCCTGAAGAATCGGTAAAAGAATTTTCTAAAGTTCCTGCGAACCCGCCATTTCAAACGATTTACATCAGTGCCGGAAAAAAAGATAAAGTCAATAAAGTAGATATCGTTGGTTATTTACTGAAAAAAGGAGAATTACAGAAAGAAGATTTAGGTCTGATTGAGGTGAAAGATACAACGTCTTACGTAGCAGTTTCGAGAACCAAAGTAAGAGAGTTACTAAAAAAATTAAGCACCGAAAAATTAAAAGGTAAGAAAGTAAAAATGGAGGTGGCTTATTAG
- a CDS encoding PaaI family thioesterase — MSPEKTKLMTDSFNRSETLKFYNAELLELETDFFSIKIPKMEMMTRTAGMFNGAMIASLVDVSSGYAAVSHYPEDVYVVTVELKVNYLRPAIGDALVSKAFVVKGGSKISVIRTEIYTVNENHSSESHVATSLVTMMKIK; from the coding sequence ATGTCTCCCGAAAAAACAAAACTCATGACCGACAGTTTCAACCGCTCAGAAACGTTGAAATTCTACAACGCCGAACTTCTTGAACTGGAAACCGATTTCTTTTCCATTAAAATTCCAAAAATGGAAATGATGACCCGAACTGCCGGAATGTTTAACGGTGCCATGATTGCTTCTTTGGTAGACGTTTCTTCAGGTTACGCAGCAGTAAGCCATTATCCTGAAGATGTCTATGTAGTGACAGTCGAATTGAAAGTAAACTATCTCCGTCCTGCCATCGGCGATGCTTTGGTTTCAAAAGCGTTTGTCGTAAAAGGTGGCTCAAAAATCTCTGTTATTCGCACAGAAATTTATACTGTTAATGAAAATCATTCATCAGAAAGTCACGTTGCAACTTCTCTTGTAACTATGATGAAAATAAAATAA
- a CDS encoding phage holin family protein → MNIIIRLFITAIVAFLLTKVLSGVHFDGFTGAVIFAVVLGVLNLILKPVLKLFGLPLTLITLGFFALVINAIIILVADYFIDSMKVDGFWWAFIFSILLSIITSLANSMFADKD, encoded by the coding sequence ATGAACATAATCATTCGACTTTTCATCACCGCAATCGTAGCATTTCTACTAACAAAAGTGCTTTCAGGTGTGCATTTCGACGGCTTTACCGGAGCTGTAATTTTCGCTGTTGTTTTAGGTGTTTTAAATTTAATTCTAAAACCAGTTTTAAAACTTTTCGGACTTCCGTTGACGCTTATTACTTTAGGATTCTTCGCTTTGGTCATCAATGCAATCATTATTTTGGTAGCTGATTATTTTATTGATTCCATGAAAGTCGACGGCTTTTGGTGGGCATTTATTTTCAGTATTTTGCTATCTATCATTACATCTCTGGCGAATTCAATGTTTGCTGACAAAGATTAA